A stretch of Megalobrama amblycephala isolate DHTTF-2021 linkage group LG14, ASM1881202v1, whole genome shotgun sequence DNA encodes these proteins:
- the LOC125246027 gene encoding gastrula zinc finger protein XlCGF57.1-like, which produces MEFIKEESEDMEIIIKDEIEDVKIEDIEEQTDLMALREASHELNEREEEKEHNDKHDFMIGERSTWAKNTSSRKRAQKKGTKRYFTCQQCGKSFDRHRNLQVHMRIHTGEKPFSCRQCGKSFNQKGNLKVHMRIHTVETPFACVQCGQSFSEKGKLEIHLRIHKGEKPYTCQECGKSFHYKGNLKVHMIIHTGESPFTCQQCEKSFSEKGNLIAHMRIHTGDKPHTCQQCGKGFRQKEKLEIHMRVHTGEKPYTCQECGKSFSHKGNLTVHMRIHTGESPFACQQCGKSFIGKGSLDIHMRVHNGEKPCTCQECGKSFSHKGCLKRHMRTHTGEKPYTCTLCGNGFSRQQIFREHMNIHTGEKPFTCDQCGKSFAHKLSLYFHMKIHTGEKPFMCDQCGKSFRLMANLKEHMRIHSKENSFRSRHSGKSRGVKSS; this is translated from the exons atggagtttattaaagaggagagtgaagatatggagataattattaaagatgagATTGAAGACGTGAAGATTGAAGAtattgaggaacaaacag ACCTAATGGCACTGAGAGAGGCTAGCCATGAACTTAATGAAagggaagaagagaaagaacatAATGATAAACATGATTTCATGATTGGAGAAAGATCAACATGGGCTAAAAacacttcctcacgaaaaagagctcaaaagaaagGAACTAAAAGatatttcacctgccaacagtgtggaaagagttttgatCGACATAGAAACCTTCAAGTCcatatgagaattcacactggagagaaacctttttCTTGCcgacaatgtggaaagagtttcaatcaaaaaggaaaccttaaagtccacatgagaattcacactgtaGAGACCCCATTCGCCTGCGTacagtgtggacagagtttcagtgaaaaaggaaaacttgaaatccactTGAGAATTCACAaaggagaaaagccttacacctgccaagagtgtggaaagagtttccatTATAAAGGAAACCTTAAGGTCCACATgataattcacactggagagagtccattcacctgccaacaatgtgaaAAGAGTTTCAGTGAGAAAGGAAACCTTAtagcccacatgagaattcacactggcgACAAGCCTCatacctgccaacagtgtggaaagggtttcagacaaaaagaaaaacttgaaatccacatgagagttcacactggagaaaagccttacacctgtcaagagtgtggaaagagtttcagtcataaaggaaaccttacagtccacatgagaattcacactggagagagcccattcgcctgccaacagtgtggaaagagtttcattggTAAAGGAAGCCTCGAcatccacatgagagttcacaatGGAGAAAAGCCGTGcacctgtcaagagtgtggaaagagtttcagtcataaAGGATGCCTTAAGCgccacatgagaactcacactggagagaaaccttacaccTGCACTCTGTGCGGGAATGGCTTTTCACGGCAACAAATCTTTAGGGaacacatgaatattcacactggagagaagccttttacatgcgatcagtgtggaaagagtttcgcaCATAAATTGTCACTATATTttcacatgaaaattcacactggagagaagccattcatgtgtgatcagtgtggaaagagtttcagattaATGGCTAACCTTAAGGAGCACATGCGGATTCACTCGAAAGAGAACTCTTTTAGAAGTCGTCACTCTGGAaagagcagaggtgtaaagagttcCTGA
- the LOC125246044 gene encoding HLA class II histocompatibility antigen, DP beta 1 chain-like: MSVLKLFRHILMLSVFTGAADGYYYYWWSQCIYSSPDLSDMVFIDGFYFNKYPFLKFNSTVGQFVGFTALGVKNAEMWNKDPAILQQYRAQVDVFCKPNADLNEAAIYNKTVQPKVKLSSVMPGDSKHPALLMCSAYDFYPQPIKVSWLKDAAVVTSEVTSTEELPDGDWYYQIHSELEYTPTSGEKISCMVEHASFAKPMIYDWNPPAPEFEWDIQLIFTIESATLLLGIIIAAAGFIY; this comes from the exons ATGTCTGTGTTAAAGCTCTTTCGTCACATTCTGATGCTGTCTGTATTCACTGGAGCAG ctgatggatattattattactgGTGGTCACAGTGCATCTACAGCTCTCCTGATCTCAGTGACATGGTGTTCATTGATGGCTTTTACTTCAATAAATATCCATTCCTGAAGTTCAACAGCACTGTGGGGCAGTTTGTGGGGTTCACAGCGTTAGGAGTGAAAAATGCAGAGATGTGGAACAAAGATCCAGCGATCTTACAGCAATATAGGGCTCAAGTTGATGTATTCTGCAAACCTAATGCTGATCTTAACGAAGCAGCTATCTATAATAAAACAG TGCAGCCCAAGGTGAAGCTCAGTTCAGTGATGCCGGGCGACAGCAAACATCCAGCTCTGCTCATGTGCAGCGCGTACGACTTCTACCCTCAACCCATCAAAGTGTCCTGGCTGAAGGACGCCGCGGTTGTGACGTCTGAAGTGACc tccACTGAGGAGCTGCCTGATGGAGACTGGTACTACCAGATTCACTCGGAGCTGGAATACACCCCCAcatctggagagaagatctcCTGTATGGTGGAGCACGCCAGCTTCGCCAAACCCATGATCTATGACTGGA ACCCGCCGGCCCCTGAGTTTGAGTGGGATATCCAGCTGATATTCACTATTGAATCTGCCACACTGCTGCTGGGAATCATCATAGCAGCTGCTGGATTCATCTACTAG